One window from the genome of Cricetulus griseus strain 17A/GY chromosome 2, alternate assembly CriGri-PICRH-1.0, whole genome shotgun sequence encodes:
- the Rpl17 gene encoding 60S ribosomal protein L17, translating to MVRYSLDPENPTKSCKSRGSNLRVHFKNTRETAQAIKGMHIRKATKYLKDVTLKKQCVPFRRYNGGVGRCAQAKQWGWTQGRWPKKSAEFLLHMLKNAESNAELKGLDVDSLVIEHIQVNKAPKMRRRTYRAHGRINPYMSSPCHIEMILTEKEQIVPKPEEEVAQKKKISQKKLKKQKLMARE from the exons ATGGTTCGCTACTCTCTCGACCCAGAAAACCCTACAAAAT CATGCAAGTCAAGAGGCTCAAATCTCCGGGTTCACTTTAAG AATACCCGTGAAACTGCCCAGGCCATCAAGGGTATGCATATCCGAAAAGCCACCAAATACCTGAAAGATGTCACATTGAAGAAGCAATGTGTGCCATTCCGGCGATACAATGGAGGAGTCGGCAGGTGCGCCCAG GCCAAAcagtggggctggacacagggtcGGTGGCCGAAAAAGAGTGCTGAATTTTTGCTGCACATGCTTAAAAACGCAGAGAGTAATGCTGAGCTTAAG GGTCTAGATGTAGATTCTCTGGTCATTGAACACATCCAGGTGAACAAAGCACCTAAGATGCGCCGCCGAACTTACAGAGCTCACGGCCGGATTAACCCATACATGAGCTCCCCCTGCCACATCGAAATGATCCTCACGGAAAAGGAACAGATtgttccaaagccagaagaggaggttgCACAGAAGAAAAAG ATatcccagaagaaactgaagaaacaaaaacttatggcacgggaataa